The following proteins are encoded in a genomic region of Tachysurus fulvidraco isolate hzauxx_2018 chromosome 22, HZAU_PFXX_2.0, whole genome shotgun sequence:
- the tesk2 gene encoding dual specificity testis-specific protein kinase 2, translating into MERSKRNSIAGFPRRTDRREDLDGGVIEAETGPAQLDRLCPSSYRALISAFSCLTRLDDFVCERIGSGFFSEVYKVRHRASDQVMALKMNKLSSNRANMLREVQLMNRLSHPNILRFMGVCVQEGQLHALTEYINGGNLEQLLDSNKFLSWTTRVKLASDIAMGLAYLHSKGIFHRDLTSKNCLIKSDENSYTGIVGDFGLAEKIPSHEVDGEKLSVVGSPFWMAPEVLRDEPYNEKADVFSYGIILCEIIARIQADPDYLPRTENFGLDYHAFQHMVGDCPPDFLQLAFNSCNMDPKLRPSFPDIVKRLEDIQRRLKAEDGERERIHIQAEMDKKSIAKGDKFQGIKRLNPLGLQDDKIPPKSPRPRRNIWLSRSQSDIFSRKPGRKVNVQDPYYNPGPRGIAKVNPFSAREDLKGGKIKFFDVPSKSVFSLMFDLHSPRGSMSSYQPQSNAGSSWPELWLLPGRQCHSLPVSPQQALCEAFSAARSEGGDIRPKALSGWAKKYAVPEIPPYRPRETSKTRAELDESSAETEEAMDCSSSRGSADDDNDKERYQLPNGNGEDMEAEDEEKASSLFSLTGRNPLPLSTPAEPQELCSIVLAPCRASASPDLLSRCDI; encoded by the exons ATGGAGAGGAGCAAGCGAAACTCCATTGCGGGGTTTCCCAGGCGGACTGATCGGCGGGAGGACCTGGATGGAGGCGTGATTGAAGCAGAGACAGGCCCTGCCCAACTGGACAGGTTGTGTCCTTCTTCCTACCGTGCCCTCATCAGTGCCTTCTCCTGCCTGACGCGCCTCGACGATTTCGTATGCGAACGCATCGGCTCCGGCTTCTTCTCAGAGGTCTACAAG gtgcgTCACAGAGCCTCAGACCAGGTGATGGCTCTGAAGATGAACAAACTGAGCAGTAACCGAGCTAACATGCTTCGAGAAGTGCAACTTATGAACAGACTCTCGCATCCCAACATCCtcag GTTCatgggtgtttgtgtgcaggAAGGTCAGCTCCATGCTCTCACAGAG taCATCAACGGCGGAAACTTGGAGCAGCTGCTGGACAGCAACAAGTTCCTGAGCTGGACCACACGGGTCAAACTGGCGTCAGATATCGCCATGGGTCTGGCCTACCTGCACTCCAAGGGCATCTTTCACAGAGACCTCACCTCTAAG AACTGCCTGATCAAATCAGATGAAAACAGTTACACCGGCATTGTTGGAGATTTCGGGCTTGCAGAAAAAATCCCCAGTCATGA GGTCGATGGCGAGAAGCTGTCAGTCGTAGGTTCTCCATTCTGGATGGCTCCGGAAGTTCTGCGAGACGAACCGTACAACGAAAAG GCCGACGTTTTCTCCTATGGCATCATCCTGTGTGAGATCATCGCCAGGATCCAGGCCGACCCCGACTACCTGCCTCGCACCGAA AACTTTGGCTTGGATTATCACGCGTTCCAGCACATGGTTGGTGACTGTCCTCCTGACTTCCTGCAGCTCGCCTTTAACAGCTGCAAC ATGGACCCAAAACTCAGGCCTTCGTTCCCGGATATCGTCAAAAGGCTGGAGGACATCCAGCGGCGTCTAAAAGCTGAagatggagaaagggagaggaTCCATATACAAGCCGAGATGGATAAAAAGAGCATCGCTAAAG gTGATAAGTTTCAGGGTATAAAGCGGCTGAATCCTCTGGGTTTACAGGACGATAAGATCCCACCCAAGTCTCCTCGTCCACGACGCAACATCTGGCTCTCACGCAGCCAGTCAGATATCTTTTCGCGCAAACCAGGCCGCAAGGTCAACGTCCAGGACCCTTACTACAACCCCGGACCACGAGGAATCGCCAAGGTCAACCCTTTCAGCGCTCGTGAGGACCTCAAGGGTGGTAAGATTAAGTTCTTTGACGTGCCCAGCAAGTCGGTGTTCTCACTAATGTTTGACTTGCACTCGCCACGAGGCAGCATGAGTTCGTACCAGCCTCAGAGCAATGCCGGCAGCTCGTGGCCTGAACTGTGGCTGCTGCCAGGACGACAGTGCCACTCCCTGCCCGTGTCTCCACAGCAGGCGCTGTGTGAAGCCTTCAGTGCAGCCAGAAGTGAGGGCGGAGACATTCGGCCGAAAGCGCTCAGTGGCTGGGCGAAGAAATACGCCGTGCCCGAGATCCCACCATACAGACCCAGAGAGACTTCCAAAACAAGGGCGGAGTTGGATGAGAGCTCGGCTGAGACAGAGGAAGCCATGGACTGCTCGAGTAGCAGAGGCAGCGCCGATGATGACAATGACAAGGAGCGATACCAGCTGCCCAACGGAAACGGAGAGGACATGGAAGCCGAAGATGAAGAGAAAGCATCCAGCTTGTTCTCCCTGACCGGCAGGAACCCGCTCCCTCTGAGCACTCCGGCCGAACCCCAGGAACTGTGCTCCATTGTTCTCGCTCCCTGCCGCGCATCTGCGTCACCTGACCTACTGTCCCGGTGCGACATCTGA
- the tmx3a gene encoding protein disulfide-isomerase TMX3a — translation MAAAGHFIFSVLVMSITLAEAYVEELDDRFKEMRKSEPWLVEFYAPWCEYCKTLDLIWYEVAAELKSQGSYVNVGKMDSTAYTDAVTEFNIRGYPSVIFIKGDKYFHYNGQKTKDAILEFTNRVSGPFVRALSSAQLFQNVLSRHQLFFLYVGGRSPLKGKFYKVASEFITYNYFFSATVDVLPQTVVPQDVPSVAVFKDGSYDIYDELRDGNLSSWVDRERFPRYFLIDSFSLYQMGERTKLVAVAVVDEKKPSAESIRYKNLVEKVATEYRDQYSMSFQFGYVDGNDYINGIIMDELPMPSLIVLNMSIDGYYLPGSTMETIEDLFQFLNNILTGRSELLGGNGFLRQIKRLYYRATSAVKMSFASAPFGTCFLISLPLFVIGFIVMGICTAERVDDKTADDGARPAVTHRKRAALKHSEAKKKD, via the exons ATGGCAGCCGCAGGACACTTTATCTTTTCAG TGCTGGTGATGAGCATAACTCTTGCAGAAGCGTATGTTGAAGAGCTGGATGACAG ATTTAAGGAGATGCGTAAGAGTGAGCCCTGGTTGGTGGAA TTTTACGCTCCCTGGTGCGAATACTGTAAAACATTGGATCTGATATGGTACGAAGTCGCAGCCGAGCTGAAGAGTCAAGGCTCTTACGTCAATGTGGGCAAAATGGACAGCACTGCCTATACCG atgCAGTCACAGAGTTTAACATTCGTGGATATCCTTCTGTCATCTT CATAAAAGGTGATAAGTATTTTCACTACAACGGCCAGAAGACAAAAGATGCCATCCTTGAATTCACCAACAGAGTATCTGG TCCGTTTGTGCGAGCTCTGAGCAGCGCCCAGCTCTTCCAGAACGTCCTGAGCCGCCATCAGCTTTTCTTCCTTTACGTCGGTGGGCGGTCACCGCTTAAG gGCAAGTTTTATAAAGTGGCATCTGAATTTATCACCTACAACTATTTTTTCTCCGCCACCGTGGACGTTTTACCTcag ACGGTCGTGCCGCAAGACGTTCCCTCTGTGGCGGTGTTTAAAGATGGATCGTACGACATCTACGATG AGTTGCGTGATGGCAATCTTTCCTCCTGGGTGGACCGAGAGCGTTTTCCTCGTTACTTCCTGATTGACAGCTTCTCTTTGTACCAGATGGGCGAGCGAA CTAAACTCGTAGCTGTTGCTGTGGTGGATGAGAAAAAGCCGTCTGCAGAAAGTATTCG gTATAAGAACCTTGTGGAAAAGGTGGCCACGGAATACAGAGACCAGTACAGCAT GAGCTTTCAATTTGGTTACGTGGATGGAAACGACTACATCAACGGCATCATAATGGA CGAGTTGCCAATGCCTTCTCTCATTGTCTTGAACATGTCCATTGATGGATATTATCTTCCTGGATCTACGATGGAGACCATTGAAGATCTTTTCCAGTTCCTCAATAACATCTTGACTGGAAGATCTGAG TTACTCGGAGGGAACGGATTCCTTCGGCAGATAAAGAGACTTTATTATCGTGCGACGTCTGCTGTAAAG ATGAGTTTTGCCTCAGCTCCCTTCGGTACGTGTTTTCTtatttccttgccactgtttgTGATTGGATTCATTGTCATGGGAATCTGTACTGCTGAGCGAGTGGATGATAAAACAGCAGATGATGGTGCTCGTCCTGCGGTCACTCACAGGAAGAGAGCAGCGCTGAAACACTCTGAAGCCAAGAAAAAAGATTAA